The Deltaproteobacteria bacterium genome window below encodes:
- a CDS encoding LLM class flavin-dependent oxidoreductase, with protein sequence MAKYHGELGLQFVMHLANHYTLRDLVRLAQLGHDKGFSQIWVNDNVRYRNQMVVLAAIASHVPIRLGTAIMVPYFHNPLDIADAFGALSELCEGQEISVGVARGDLGQSPQHVQPLKPIAMVRETVQLLRRALHGEEFAYADYPFLIDFYRLNPKGKFKLAFEPQSTFKFYGGGNGPQALRMCGRVMDGLISSGTYIPMLKAGRQKGMLETAESAAAASGKKLRKICELNVSIAKTHDDAMNFPRRQVAHSILQWEALGFTPEEYARMGVQREQVLKLRDAFESGATVEQASTLVSDHMVRCYYAAGTPEEVRDQIIELTGAAGELGYDHVAFAKLGPDYEEAINLLANQVVPALR encoded by the coding sequence ATGGCAAAATACCACGGCGAACTCGGCCTCCAATTCGTCATGCATCTCGCGAACCATTACACCCTGCGCGATCTTGTGCGTTTGGCGCAACTCGGTCACGATAAAGGATTTTCGCAAATCTGGGTCAACGACAATGTGCGTTATCGCAATCAGATGGTCGTGCTGGCGGCGATCGCCTCGCACGTGCCCATTCGCCTCGGTACAGCGATCATGGTGCCCTACTTTCACAATCCGTTGGATATCGCGGATGCCTTTGGCGCGCTCTCCGAGCTATGCGAAGGCCAGGAGATCAGCGTCGGCGTCGCCCGCGGCGATCTCGGCCAATCGCCGCAGCATGTCCAGCCGCTCAAGCCCATCGCCATGGTGCGCGAAACCGTGCAGCTTTTGCGGCGGGCTTTGCATGGCGAAGAATTCGCCTACGCAGACTATCCTTTCTTAATTGATTTCTACCGCCTCAATCCCAAAGGCAAATTCAAGCTCGCGTTCGAACCCCAAAGCACTTTTAAATTCTACGGCGGCGGCAATGGTCCGCAGGCGTTACGCATGTGCGGCCGAGTGATGGACGGCTTGATCAGCTCCGGAACTTACATTCCAATGCTGAAGGCTGGCCGACAGAAAGGCATGCTCGAAACCGCAGAAAGCGCCGCTGCGGCATCAGGCAAAAAGCTGCGCAAGATCTGCGAGCTCAACGTATCGATCGCCAAAACGCACGACGACGCCATGAATTTCCCGCGCCGCCAGGTGGCGCACTCGATATTGCAGTGGGAAGCGTTAGGTTTTACGCCCGAAGAGTACGCCCGCATGGGCGTGCAGAGAGAGCAGGTCTTGAAGTTGAGAGACGCGTTTGAGTCCGGCGCCACGGTCGAACAAGCGTCAACCCTGGTCAGCGATCACATGGTGCGCTGTTACTACGCCGCCGGTACGCCCGAAGAAGTGCGCGACCAAATCATCGAGCTCACTGGCGCCGCCGGCGAGCTTGGTTACGACCACGTGGCCTTCGCCAAGCTCGGGCCGGACTACGAAGAAGCCATTAACCTGTTAGCAAACCAAGTCGTGCCGGCGCTGCGTTAA